The Lutzomyia longipalpis isolate SR_M1_2022 chromosome 2, ASM2433408v1 DNA window ATGCTGAAATTGAGGAAGTTCGTAAGAAATTTCTCGTGGAAATTGAGAAGCTAAAGGAAGACAATGGGAGGCTCTGTGGGGATCGAAGTAACCTCGAGAGGCAACTGGAGGAGATGGCCAAGTGCATGGAGGAGCAACAGAGGTCTTTTGAACTGAAATTGGCTGAGAAGGATTCAGAGAAGTGCCTCAATGTCTCGAAGAATGATACCCTTGGTCTTGATTTTGAGGCTAAAATTACAGAATTatctgaaaaaattcaaaaattggagAGAGATGCGCTGGAATTGGCAAATTCTCGTCGAGATTTGGTGCAGGAACGTGATGAGCTTCGGGAAAAGGTGGAAATTCTCGAAAGTCGTTCCCAGGGGCATGTGGAGGAGATTGAGGAGAAATCCCAATTAATTGAGGAACTCCAGGCAAAACTCTTTGAAGTCAACACGGAAATGATGGCCCTCAAGAATGATCCCAATGCCATGAATCGCAAAGGAAATTCCCTATTTGCCGAGGTGGATGATCAGCGGCAGAAAATGAAGGCAATCCTCAGTGCACAGTCGAAGAAGTACAATGAGATGAAGGCAGCCTATCTGGAGGGTCAGGTGGAGATTAAGCGCCTCAAGAAGGAGAATTCCGACATTGCCGAAGAGTTCAATtacataaagaaaatgtttgtcAATGCGGACGTTGCATTCAAGAAGGAACTTCTCGAACAAATTGGGCAGCAAAAGAAGGAGATTATGAGCGTCCGGGAGAAACTTATGTGGACGGAAGAGAAGCTAAATGAAACAGCTAAGACTCACGGAGTTACCTGGACTAATGAGATGATGAAGTATTGCAAgtaagttattttatttttatttttaaaaaaattgaaaagaaaataaatttcttctcttttgcagcactcaagtggccaaattgGAGATAAATCTCAAGACGGTGCTCCACCAGAAAATCCAGCTGGGCGAGGAGAATCACCGAAAGCAGCAAGATCTTGCCAAATGGCGCTATAAGTGCCTCAAATATCGATGTGCTCTCATGAACAGGGAACTCCTGCTTGAGGAATGTGGAGTCAAATTTCCAGACATCCACGAGATCCCCGTCAATCCCAATATTCAGGTGGACATAAACAACTTTGACGACACCTTTGAGCATCAGCGGGAACCACCAGAAATGTTGGCAAAGAAACCTCCCGCATTCCCCATCCACGACGACGATTCTCTGCCGCAAATCCCCGAAGAGTCCAAAGAAAACATCCCGTCGACGACAGCGAACAAAATCACCTACCGGGACATAAACTTCCCACCGCCGAAGATGATTGAAAAGCCCAAAAATAGTCCTGTAGCTGTATATTTAGTTTCTAATGCAGAGACAACATCCACAGACAATCTCCCCGGTGGCGAGAGGAAGTCCCCAGCAAAGCTTCCTGCAGCACCAAAGCGCCGCGATGCCCCAAAGAGTACCCATTTCACCATCAAGAAGATTGTCTTTAggaaatgaggaaaaagaaaaaaagtctcgCGGAGATACAATCCCTCCCtcactttattctttttttttgcctctcaCGTCGGTGTGTGTCCACTAATTTATTAGTACGGTCCACTATactttctcaaaattaattaattatgttttttttaccatgATGTAACTCCTTAAATACGACTCCTTCTCATTCTTTTATCATAATTATTTCCAcaatgaaaagtaaatttaatgctggcaaatagaaatttttctttttttttttttgtaatacgATTAAATTATTTGCGCTGCTTTTGAGGAATTCTATGCACTGCATCAAAATATTCCTTCGGTGGTGATTTAATGATCACGTACCTATGCAGGAAGTTGGAGTTTCTTGCCTTTTAggactgcaaaaaaaaagttggaaaagaaaaatttgcatcaagaattttgtaaaaaaaaataagttagaGTTGAGAACAAAGTCTGAATtggagatgaaaaattaaagaattcctTAAGGATGGATAATAatgtagaataaaaattaattttataataatattaaCTCGTAAATAAATATGGACTTTTTACGTTAAAATTATGTTACAAAAGGtacaaaagcttttattttgactctattagttggtataccacaatcgtggcataccaagtattgtaatcgtcggaaaaaccgaccacctcagatcgggctcaaacttagtatgagcacgtttcagacaacccacattccaaaaatggtggtggaaaatttttgatccggccggcctgccggcctggactccacattttgccttatatctcgagaacggtaacagatagagacttcgggtttgaagttttctatagaaatgtgagtgtaaaatttcattttttcgcattttcaaaattcaaaatggccgccgtccgccattttggaatacAGTCAACTACttctattatagctagaggtctggaATTTTAGTATGCTGTAGAACTCAGTGAGACgatttcatcaacaattcatacttgaaaatcggtcaagcggtttagcaaatatggcggcctaaagcgaaaagtgttttttcgatatatctcgagaacggcttgaccgattttgaccatcttggtatcaaatgaaaggtattgagaagccctacaactgtttagaacattccatgtttcaaaaacatccgcaagaggcgctaaaaacaaaaacaaaaattgcctaactttaaggggcaatatctccgaatcacgattatagatttccttgaatttttgatatgttgtagcctgacttaatatctttcaccagtccgaaaatgaagaaaatctatgtcgccgtttagaagatatggccatttgaaaaattcttgaatttgaaaagttctaagagccatatctcttgaacgaattgtccgattttgctcaatttggtatcaaattagaggttttgcaaaactctacaactttctaaaaacatcagaaacctctagaactattcctttaggacgaaaagtgcaaaaaactgtttttgttgaacaaaaatccgccattttatgttctggaggtgaccttgaaatgtatcgaaatatatgtcagattatagcttatttcaatacctttccagaactagtcaagaaatttctgtaggtgttatagaacttgagatatgaccatttttatgtacatatcaaattactgaatttcacagaaaaatcaactttgcctactaatactacttaaaaattaaattacaacgcatagactgacccatccgcgttgtggtataccaactctaataactggacgcgttatgattgactttcatgGTGTGATGTCtctttgaatgaaataaaaatgaaaaaaagcgaGTCCagcttaaccctttcaggtccgcgATTAATCTAGCAatctgattgaactaaaaataatttttatgggttcctttgagcacaaataagatatttttggcaaaaaatcccaactcaaaaatttatggtttttcgtccttcctgatcctatgagtccttggggatgtccttttgtagtcataaaattactaaaattattagagattgtaaagacatagtcctGCACttatttggactcaatatttaaaaactaactatacaaaatgaaatattttcaaaatcgagccttttGGGTCGGCGTATGGCCCAATgaacctgaaagggttaaggtcatttttggaacttgcaATGTCTTAAACATCTGTAAGACCTctgaaaatctttcatttgagcctaatttgatcaaaatcggtcgagTCGTTTTTGAGTTAAAtcggaaaaattcttcatttcagACGGcgatatttgctaaacggcttgaccgatttacAAGTATGAGTTACTGATGAATACATTTtgctgagctctacaacatattgaaattgaaatttcctttACGGATCGTTAGCAATCTGACCTACTTTTAATTATccaatttttaactaaattgtaaatttatcCCTAAAAAGGATCTAACTGATCTAACAACTTTAGTAATCTATAAACTTTTTACGTGAAAGAATGATcagaagataaaaattttaaacatttttattcttttagagATTTCGAATTCAAGGAGGTTTCTTACATATTGACCTAGAATGTTTATAATCTCTTCTTTGTTAATCccttaaatcctttttaagtatttgaaatgaaaacagGAAACCAACAAACAGAAAAACCGCCTTAAAAACAATCCTAAACGATTTTACAAACATTGTAAGTTGgtgtatagaaaaaaaggtTATTGCTCTTCTTAATCATGCTAATTAATGCTAATAAGGCGTTACATTCTTATGATGAATCAGCTTCTTATTTGAGTGAAAACAATCATAACCAGcataatttaataacaaaaaaggtaaattccacaattttataaaacagAGAATCGACTTTTTTAGTTAGTCCGTCTACAGAGACTTTTAgttagaaataattaaaagataaataaagaAGGTTTAATGCCTACGGCAATTTTGTAATATTACAATGAAACTTTTATGCTTTACAGCATcgttttaacattttcatctCTAAATTCTAACGTACAAAAACGATTTGGATGGATAGAATTAGAAATATCTTTAGAAGTTAACAATTTTTGCATAGTTTACATTCAAAACGTCTTATACGCGATGAAATGAAAACAAGtgaatatttatcaaataagattctcaaaattaaactaaatttgGAATTCCAATTTGATTAAAAGGATTAAAggatacgtttttttttcctattggATTTCTTacgtttattgattttttttataggtttaacaaattattcaGACTAGACTgactttagtttttaattagttggtgttccacttcgtggccaacaccaagtattgtaatcgtcggaaaaaccgaccacctcagatcgggctcaaacttggtatgagcacgttttagacatcccacattacgaaaatagtggtggaaaatttttgatccggccggcctgccggcctgccggcctgccggccggtgcgctaaactttgccttatagctcgagaacagtaacagatagagacctccggtttgaagttttctatagaaatgtgggtgtaaaatttcattttttcgcattttcaaaatccaagatggccgccgtccgccattttgaaataccgtcaaccacttcccttatagctagagatctgaaaatttagtatgttgtagagctcagtgaaacgttttcatcgacaactcatacttgaaaatcggtcaagccgtttagcaaatatggcgacctaaagcaaaaagtgttttttcgatataactcaagaacggcttgaccgattttgatcatcttggtatcaaatgaaaggttttaagaagccctacaactgtctagaacattccaagttccaaaaacatccacaagaggcgctaaaatcgaaaacaaaaattgcctaactttaaggggcaatatttccgaatccccattaggcaaatcttttaaattttgatatgttgtagcaggactaataatcttgcaccagtccaaaaatgaagaaaatctatgtcgccgtttagaagatatagccatttgaaaaattcttgaatttgaaaagttctaagagccatatctccggcactgcttgaccgattttgctcaacttggtatcaaatta harbors:
- the LOC129790227 gene encoding protein Spindly-like: MSHSSRSTVLISSLQSLSHDELQEEYRKLEKTCQELQKQMENGKQQIYELQRNLSTSTATQNYLSAEVESLQSSRDAEIEEVRKKFLVEIEKLKEDNGRLCGDRSNLERQLEEMAKCMEEQQRSFELKLAEKDSEKCLNVSKNDTLGLDFEAKITELSEKIQKLERDALELANSRRDLVQERDELREKVEILESRSQGHVEEIEEKSQLIEELQAKLFEVNTEMMALKNDPNAMNRKGNSLFAEVDDQRQKMKAILSAQSKKYNEMKAAYLEGQVEIKRLKKENSDIAEEFNYIKKMFVNADVAFKKELLEQIGQQKKEIMSVREKLMWTEEKLNETAKTHGVTWTNEMMKYCNTQVAKLEINLKTVLHQKIQLGEENHRKQQDLAKWRYKCLKYRCALMNRELLLEECGVKFPDIHEIPVNPNIQVDINNFDDTFEHQREPPEMLAKKPPAFPIHDDDSLPQIPEESKENIPSTTANKITYRDINFPPPKMIEKPKNSPVAVYLVSNAETTSTDNLPGGERKSPAKLPAAPKRRDAPKSTHFTIKKIVFRK